A single region of the Alteriqipengyuania flavescens genome encodes:
- the zwf gene encoding glucose-6-phosphate dehydrogenase: MVTNETEPFAADRLLLFGATGDLSQRMLLPSLCALDADGLLADDLRIVCTARSEHDTQGFRNFAREAIEKFLPAGRRGSLATFLNRIEYVPVDALTPEGYDDLAKVVGEPARGLAIFLSTAPSLFEPTISGLERVRLTGSGFGGNSRIALEKPLGTDLASSCEINDAVAAAFPERRIFRIDHYLGKETVQNLLALRFANIMFEPLWNAEHIDHVQITVAETVGLEGRVAFYDDAGALRDMVQNHMLQLLALVAMEPPSSFDSTAVRDEKVKVLRALRRVEESETVRGQYRAGAVGGEAVPGYDEELGKDSDTETFVAIKAHVDNWRWKGVPFYLRHGKRLPKRRTEILVQFRCIPHSIFEGRGARTEPNRLLIGIQPEENISLQVMAKVPGLASEGVRLRPVPLDIAMPDAFSEKTRRIAYERLLLDLIHGDQTLFVRRDEVEAQWEWIDAIRALWADSGESPKTYTAGSWGPSAAVALAERGGVSWNE; the protein is encoded by the coding sequence ATCGTTACCAACGAGACCGAGCCTTTTGCCGCCGACCGCCTGCTGCTGTTCGGTGCCACGGGCGACCTGTCGCAGCGCATGTTGCTGCCCTCGCTCTGCGCGCTCGACGCCGACGGATTGCTGGCCGACGACCTCAGGATCGTCTGCACCGCGCGCAGCGAGCACGACACGCAGGGCTTCCGCAACTTCGCGCGCGAGGCGATCGAGAAGTTCCTGCCCGCCGGGCGCCGCGGCAGCCTGGCGACCTTCCTCAACCGGATCGAATACGTCCCCGTCGATGCGCTGACGCCCGAGGGATACGACGATCTGGCGAAGGTTGTGGGAGAGCCCGCGCGCGGCCTCGCCATCTTCCTCTCCACCGCGCCGAGCCTGTTCGAACCGACAATCTCGGGCCTCGAACGCGTCAGATTGACGGGTTCCGGCTTTGGCGGCAACAGCCGTATCGCGCTGGAAAAACCGCTCGGCACGGATCTCGCCTCGAGCTGCGAGATCAACGACGCGGTCGCCGCGGCCTTCCCCGAACGGCGCATTTTCCGCATCGACCATTACCTGGGCAAGGAGACGGTGCAGAACCTGCTCGCCCTGCGGTTCGCCAACATCATGTTCGAACCGCTGTGGAACGCCGAACATATCGACCACGTGCAGATCACCGTGGCGGAGACGGTCGGGCTGGAAGGCCGCGTCGCATTCTACGACGATGCCGGCGCGCTGCGCGACATGGTGCAGAACCACATGCTGCAGCTGCTGGCGCTGGTGGCGATGGAGCCGCCGAGCAGCTTCGATTCCACCGCCGTGCGTGACGAGAAGGTCAAGGTCCTGCGCGCGTTGCGCCGCGTGGAGGAAAGCGAGACCGTGCGCGGCCAGTACCGCGCCGGCGCCGTGGGCGGCGAGGCCGTGCCAGGTTACGACGAGGAGCTTGGCAAGGACAGCGACACCGAAACCTTCGTCGCCATCAAGGCCCATGTCGACAACTGGCGCTGGAAGGGCGTGCCGTTCTACCTGCGCCACGGCAAGCGCCTGCCCAAGCGGCGCACGGAAATCCTCGTCCAGTTCCGCTGCATCCCGCATTCGATCTTCGAAGGCCGCGGCGCGCGCACCGAACCCAACCGTCTGCTGATCGGTATCCAGCCGGAAGAGAACATCAGCCTGCAGGTGATGGCCAAGGTGCCCGGCCTTGCCAGCGAAGGCGTGCGGCTGCGGCCCGTCCCGCTCGACATCGCCATGCCCGATGCCTTCAGCGAAAAGACCCGCCGGATCGCTTACGAGCGCCTGCTGCTCGACCTGATCCACGGCGACCAGACGCTGTTCGTCCGGCGCGACGAGGTGGAAGCCCAGTGGGAATGGATCGACGCGATCCGCGCCCTGTGGGCCGACAGCGGCGAGAGCCCCAAGACCTACACCGCCGGTTCGTGGGGGCCGAGCGCGGCGGTCGCCCTAGCCGAACGCGGAGGAGTAAGCTGGAATGAGTAA
- the edd gene encoding phosphogluconate dehydratase — MSNLDPRIARITDRIIERSKPGRTAYLELMERERERAPEKSSVSCSNLAHAFAGALEDQEALKQGRGPNLAIVTSYNDMLSAHQPYGRYPERMKIYAREVGATTQVAGGTPAMCDGVTQGQDGMELSLFSRDAIALATGIAMSHAVYDGMAMLGICDKIVPGLLIGALRFGHLPGLFVPSGPMPTGISNKEKQRVRQLYAEGKVGRDELLESESASYHSPGTCTFFGTANSNQMMMEMMGLHIPGSAFIQPGTKLRQALDRKAVHRLVEIREDGGDYRPLAQCVDEKAIVNAAVGLLATGGSTNHAIHIPAMARAAGIVFDWDDLAELSHAVPLIARVYPNGSGDVNHFHDAGGMGYVIGQLLEAGLAHRDVMTVWDGDLSAYAMEPGLDGDELTYRETGRSGDDTMLKPASDPFQPDGGMRLVTGNLGRACFKTSAVDKERWTIEAPCRVFQTQHDVAEAFKAGELDRDVVVVVRFQGPRANGMPELHKLTPALGVLQDRGYRVALVTDGRMSGASGKVPAAIHCSPEALGGGPLSRLRDGDVVKLCAETGSLSTDADLDAREPAPEPASDIGVGRELFAMFRLHADEAEKGGSAMLAVAGL, encoded by the coding sequence ATGAGTAATCTCGATCCCCGCATCGCGCGTATCACCGACCGCATCATCGAGCGTTCGAAACCTGGCCGCACCGCCTATCTCGAGCTGATGGAGCGGGAACGGGAGCGTGCGCCCGAGAAATCCTCCGTCAGCTGCTCCAACCTCGCCCATGCCTTTGCCGGCGCGCTGGAGGACCAGGAGGCGCTGAAGCAGGGGCGCGGGCCGAACCTCGCCATCGTCACCAGCTACAACGACATGCTTTCCGCCCACCAGCCTTATGGCCGGTATCCGGAGCGGATGAAGATCTACGCCCGCGAAGTCGGCGCCACCACGCAGGTCGCAGGCGGCACGCCGGCGATGTGCGACGGGGTGACGCAGGGGCAGGACGGCATGGAACTGTCGCTGTTCAGCCGCGATGCCATCGCGCTCGCCACCGGTATCGCGATGAGCCACGCGGTCTATGACGGCATGGCCATGCTGGGCATCTGCGACAAGATCGTGCCCGGCCTGTTGATCGGCGCGCTGCGCTTCGGCCACTTGCCCGGCCTGTTCGTGCCGAGCGGCCCGATGCCAACCGGCATTTCCAACAAGGAAAAGCAGCGCGTCCGCCAGCTTTATGCCGAAGGCAAGGTGGGCCGCGACGAATTGCTGGAAAGCGAAAGCGCGAGCTACCACTCGCCCGGCACCTGCACGTTCTTCGGCACGGCCAATTCCAACCAGATGATGATGGAGATGATGGGACTGCACATCCCCGGCAGCGCCTTCATCCAGCCCGGCACGAAACTGCGCCAGGCGCTCGACCGCAAGGCCGTCCACCGGCTCGTCGAAATCCGCGAAGACGGGGGCGACTATCGCCCGCTGGCGCAATGCGTGGACGAAAAGGCCATCGTCAACGCGGCGGTCGGCCTGCTCGCCACGGGTGGGTCGACCAACCACGCGATCCACATCCCGGCCATGGCGCGCGCCGCCGGGATCGTGTTCGACTGGGACGATCTTGCCGAACTGAGCCACGCCGTGCCGCTGATCGCGCGCGTCTATCCCAACGGATCGGGCGACGTGAACCATTTCCACGACGCGGGCGGCATGGGCTACGTGATCGGGCAGTTGCTCGAAGCCGGCCTCGCCCACCGCGACGTGATGACCGTGTGGGACGGCGACCTTTCCGCCTATGCGATGGAGCCGGGGCTGGACGGGGACGAACTCACCTATCGCGAAACCGGGCGCAGCGGCGACGACACGATGCTGAAGCCCGCCAGCGATCCTTTCCAGCCCGACGGCGGCATGCGCCTCGTCACCGGGAACCTTGGCCGGGCTTGCTTCAAGACCAGCGCCGTGGACAAGGAACGCTGGACCATCGAGGCGCCGTGCCGCGTGTTCCAGACCCAGCATGACGTGGCCGAAGCGTTCAAGGCGGGCGAGCTGGACCGCGACGTGGTGGTGGTGGTCCGCTTCCAGGGGCCGCGTGCCAACGGCATGCCCGAACTCCACAAGCTGACCCCGGCACTGGGCGTGCTGCAGGACCGCGGATATCGCGTCGCGCTCGTCACCGACGGGCGGATGAGCGGCGCGAGCGGCAAGGTCCCGGCGGCAATCCACTGTTCGCCCGAAGCGCTGGGCGGCGGCCCGCTGAGCAGGCTGCGCGACGGGGACGTGGTGAAACTGTGCGCCGAAACCGGATCGCTTTCCACCGATGCGGACCTCGACGCGCGCGAACCCGCGCCGGAGCCCGCATCTGATATCGGCGTGGGCCGCGAGCTTTTCGCCATGTTTCGCCTCCATGCCGACGAGGCCGAGAAGGGAGGCAGCGCCATGCTCGCTGTGGCAGGATTATGA
- a CDS encoding transglutaminase-like domain-containing protein, whose product MPVNIDVSFAFELDQPTDVLLQFEAALLPEQRLVETDTWVTRTEHFARVSAEDAIGERIWLRAEGLVEVDYKVSVEVERHLPDLATLGRLEPHDLPGEAVQYLMDSRYCPADKFQNFVTERFGRHEGGAKIIAMRDWVEAEFSYVPGSSNGDTGALDTFVSRQGVCRDYSHVIVSLARAAGIPARYVSCFAPGVEPPDFHAVAEVFLADSDGEGGTWQIVDATGMATPSDTVKIGVGRDAADVSFLTSFGASRMVRQNVKCSA is encoded by the coding sequence ATGCCCGTGAACATCGACGTGTCCTTCGCTTTCGAACTGGACCAGCCCACCGACGTACTTCTGCAGTTCGAGGCGGCGCTGTTGCCGGAGCAGCGGCTGGTCGAAACCGACACTTGGGTCACCAGGACCGAGCATTTCGCGCGGGTTTCCGCCGAGGACGCTATCGGCGAGCGGATATGGCTGCGGGCCGAGGGGCTGGTGGAGGTCGACTACAAGGTCTCCGTCGAGGTGGAGCGGCACCTGCCCGACCTCGCCACGCTGGGCCGGCTGGAGCCGCACGACCTGCCGGGCGAGGCGGTGCAGTACCTGATGGATTCGCGCTATTGCCCCGCGGACAAGTTCCAGAACTTCGTCACCGAACGCTTCGGACGGCATGAGGGCGGCGCCAAGATCATTGCCATGCGCGACTGGGTGGAGGCGGAGTTTTCCTATGTCCCGGGCTCCAGCAACGGCGATACCGGCGCGCTCGACACCTTCGTTTCGCGCCAGGGCGTGTGCCGCGATTACAGCCACGTGATCGTCTCGCTGGCCCGCGCGGCGGGCATCCCCGCACGCTATGTCAGCTGCTTCGCCCCCGGGGTGGAGCCGCCCGATTTCCACGCCGTGGCCGAGGTGTTCCTGGCGGATAGCGATGGCGAAGGCGGGACCTGGCAGATCGTCGATGCGACCGGCATGGCGACCCCGTCGGACACGGTGAAGATCGGCGTCGGCCGCGATGCGGCGGATGTCAGCTTCCTCACCAGCTTCGGCGCATCGCGGATGGTGCGCCAGAACGTGAAATGCTCCGCCTGA
- the glk gene encoding glucokinase, translated as MRQLVSVDIGGTHARFAIATLADDGTIELGEPETLHTVDHASFQTAWEDFRERKGGTLPRNVSIAIAGPVGGPNDPNRVIKFTNNPWIIRPALVKEKLDVDAYTIVNDFGAVGHAVARAGEEHFIHLTGPEQPLAEEGTISVLGPGTGLGVAHLYRNGEGGYRVQATEGGHIDFAPLDLIEDAILARLRKRHNRVSAERVVSGPAIVDIYQTLAEMEGKPTRQEDDVAIWTRGMEVGDSVAAAAVDRFCLSLGSVAGDIALAQGGFGGVVIAGGLGYRIRDTLLKSGFAERFRAKGRFESLMGTIPVKLITHPQPGLFGAAAAFATEHPE; from the coding sequence ATGAGACAGCTGGTTTCCGTCGATATCGGCGGCACCCACGCCCGTTTCGCCATCGCCACGCTGGCGGATGACGGCACCATCGAACTGGGCGAGCCGGAAACGCTCCACACGGTCGATCACGCCAGCTTCCAGACCGCGTGGGAGGATTTCCGCGAGCGCAAGGGCGGCACGCTGCCGCGCAACGTTTCCATCGCCATCGCCGGGCCAGTGGGCGGGCCCAATGATCCAAACAGGGTGATCAAATTCACCAACAACCCGTGGATCATCCGCCCGGCGCTGGTGAAGGAAAAGCTGGACGTCGACGCCTATACCATCGTCAACGATTTCGGCGCGGTCGGCCATGCGGTCGCGCGGGCGGGGGAAGAGCATTTCATCCACCTGACCGGGCCGGAACAGCCGCTTGCCGAAGAAGGCACGATCAGCGTGCTCGGCCCCGGTACCGGCCTCGGCGTGGCGCATCTCTACCGCAACGGTGAAGGCGGCTACCGCGTGCAGGCGACCGAGGGCGGCCATATCGATTTCGCGCCGCTCGACCTGATCGAGGACGCGATCCTCGCCCGGCTGCGCAAGCGCCACAATCGCGTTTCCGCCGAGCGGGTCGTCTCCGGCCCCGCCATCGTCGACATCTATCAGACGCTCGCGGAAATGGAGGGCAAGCCGACCCGCCAGGAAGACGATGTGGCAATCTGGACGCGCGGCATGGAAGTGGGCGACAGCGTTGCGGCCGCCGCAGTCGACCGCTTCTGCCTCTCGCTCGGCAGCGTGGCGGGCGACATCGCGCTGGCGCAGGGCGGCTTCGGCGGCGTCGTGATCGCCGGCGGCCTCGGCTATCGCATCCGCGACACGCTGCTGAAATCGGGATTTGCCGAACGGTTCCGCGCCAAGGGGCGCTTCGAAAGCCTGATGGGCACCATCCCTGTCAAACTCATCACCCACCCGCAGCCCGGCCTGTTCGGCGCTGCCGCAGCCTTTGCCACGGAGCATCCCGAATGA
- a CDS encoding TonB-dependent receptor translates to MNKTLFACSLSAIALATPAAAQDIDTIVVTAQRNNATEVVNGGEAGVLGDVPAEDLPFNIRSFDETLIYNQQPLTIGEVLENDPTVRTTYGFGNAAEQFVIRGFSLFGDDIGVNGLYGIAPRQLIAPELFEQVQVLNGSSAFLNGAAPGGSGLGGSVNLLLKRAEDDSARATATFVGDGHIGGSFDVSRRFGQGREWGVRVNGAYRDGEVAIDREDRRAQVLGGALDYDGGAFRAALDLAYQEVRVDGLRPKVTLLADAIPAVPDASANYAQDYTFTELEDIFGTLSVEYDVTPDMLLYARAGARRGNEEGIYGGLQVSDAETGEATSGFHNFIPFEQDAEALEAGLRGNFATGAVTHTFNVGGNMNWQQDRTAYDFFQPFETNLYNPDQVAPQPTAFVGGDLEDPFPITEKQLGSLFASDTIGLWDDRILLTAGARWQSIDIERFSYFGGGLDTEYSEHAVTPVVGLVAKPVDGLSLYANYIEALQEGAVAPLDPQISNPGEVLAPRMSTQYEVGGKFYFDPSVFATLALYRIERPGEGFEPDGTGGTRFAYLGDQRNQGVEVTLNGEVAPGLRVITGLAFADAELGTGMEAPGVPEFAANANVEWDVGFAPGLTLNGRVTHTGEQQANAANTLQLDSWTVLDLGARYVFAAGDLPVTLRLTVDNVTDEAYWASAFDAFNPALLQGAPRTVKASMSISF, encoded by the coding sequence GCGCAACAATGCCACCGAAGTCGTCAACGGCGGCGAGGCAGGCGTGCTGGGCGATGTCCCGGCCGAAGACCTGCCGTTCAACATCCGCAGCTTCGACGAGACGCTGATCTACAACCAGCAGCCGCTGACCATCGGCGAGGTGCTGGAAAACGACCCCACGGTCCGCACCACTTACGGCTTCGGCAATGCGGCGGAGCAATTCGTGATCCGCGGCTTCTCGCTGTTCGGCGACGATATCGGCGTGAATGGCCTCTACGGCATCGCCCCGCGCCAGCTGATCGCGCCCGAACTGTTCGAACAGGTGCAGGTGCTGAACGGGTCGAGCGCTTTCCTGAATGGCGCCGCGCCGGGCGGATCGGGCCTGGGGGGCAGCGTGAACCTGCTGCTCAAGCGCGCCGAAGACGATAGCGCGCGCGCCACCGCCACCTTCGTGGGCGACGGGCATATCGGCGGTAGTTTCGACGTATCGCGCCGCTTCGGGCAGGGCCGCGAATGGGGCGTGCGCGTGAACGGCGCCTATCGCGACGGCGAAGTCGCCATCGACCGCGAGGATCGCCGTGCGCAGGTGCTTGGCGGCGCGCTGGATTACGATGGCGGGGCGTTCCGCGCCGCGCTGGACCTCGCCTATCAGGAAGTGCGCGTGGACGGGTTGCGGCCCAAGGTCACGCTGCTGGCCGATGCCATCCCCGCCGTGCCCGATGCCAGCGCCAACTACGCGCAGGATTACACGTTCACCGAGCTCGAGGACATCTTCGGCACGCTGAGCGTGGAATACGACGTGACCCCCGATATGCTGCTTTACGCCCGGGCAGGCGCGCGGCGCGGCAACGAGGAAGGCATTTATGGCGGCCTGCAGGTGAGCGATGCCGAGACGGGTGAGGCCACCAGCGGCTTTCACAATTTCATTCCATTCGAACAGGACGCCGAAGCGCTCGAGGCGGGCTTGCGGGGCAACTTCGCCACTGGCGCGGTGACACACACTTTCAACGTGGGCGGCAACATGAACTGGCAGCAGGACCGCACCGCCTACGACTTTTTCCAGCCGTTCGAGACCAATCTCTACAACCCGGATCAGGTCGCGCCCCAGCCGACTGCCTTTGTCGGAGGGGATCTGGAAGACCCCTTTCCGATCACCGAAAAGCAGCTCGGCAGCCTCTTCGCTTCCGACACGATCGGCCTGTGGGACGACCGCATTCTGCTGACCGCAGGTGCGCGCTGGCAGAGCATCGATATCGAACGCTTCAGCTATTTCGGCGGCGGGCTCGATACCGAATACAGCGAGCATGCCGTTACCCCGGTCGTCGGCCTGGTGGCAAAGCCGGTCGATGGCTTGTCGCTCTATGCCAATTACATCGAGGCGCTGCAGGAAGGCGCGGTTGCGCCGCTCGATCCGCAGATATCCAATCCCGGCGAAGTGCTGGCCCCGCGCATGAGCACGCAGTACGAAGTGGGCGGCAAGTTCTATTTCGACCCGTCGGTGTTCGCCACGCTGGCACTCTACCGGATCGAGCGGCCGGGCGAAGGCTTCGAGCCCGACGGCACAGGCGGCACGCGTTTTGCGTATCTGGGAGACCAGCGAAACCAGGGCGTTGAAGTCACTTTGAACGGTGAGGTCGCGCCCGGCCTGCGCGTCATCACCGGCCTGGCCTTTGCGGATGCGGAACTGGGCACGGGAATGGAAGCGCCCGGCGTTCCCGAGTTCGCCGCCAACGCCAATGTCGAATGGGACGTGGGTTTCGCTCCGGGCCTGACACTCAACGGGCGGGTGACGCATACCGGCGAGCAGCAGGCGAATGCCGCCAACACGCTCCAGCTCGACAGCTGGACCGTGCTGGACCTCGGCGCACGCTACGTGTTTGCCGCGGGCGATTTGCCGGTCACGCTGCGGCTGACGGTTGATAACGTCACCGACGAAGCCTACTGGGCGAGCGCGTTCGACGCGTTCAACCCAGCGTTGCTGCAAGGCGCGCCGCGGACCGTGAAGGCATCGATGTCGATTTCGTTCTGA
- the eda gene encoding bifunctional 4-hydroxy-2-oxoglutarate aldolase/2-dehydro-3-deoxy-phosphogluconate aldolase, whose amino-acid sequence MSDIAAIMQTAPVIPVIVIDDVSQARPLAEALVAGGLKVLEVTLRTPAALDAIRAMKDVDGAIVGAGTVTGPETYHAAREAGSEFIVSPGLTESLAKTIARDGIPFLPGIATAGDIMRGMDLGLSHFKFFPAEAAGGRPALKALAAPFHEAKFCPTGGISEETAADWLAIDPVLCVGGSWVAPRGGTDYAAIEEAARKASLLGSGGAA is encoded by the coding sequence ATGAGCGATATCGCCGCCATCATGCAGACCGCGCCGGTCATCCCGGTGATCGTGATCGACGACGTCAGCCAGGCGCGACCGCTGGCCGAAGCGCTGGTCGCCGGCGGGCTGAAAGTGCTGGAAGTGACCCTGCGCACCCCCGCCGCGCTCGATGCGATCCGCGCGATGAAGGACGTGGACGGCGCGATCGTGGGCGCGGGCACGGTGACCGGGCCGGAAACCTACCACGCCGCGCGCGAGGCAGGCTCCGAATTTATCGTCAGCCCGGGTCTTACCGAAAGCCTCGCCAAGACCATCGCCCGCGACGGCATCCCCTTCCTGCCCGGCATCGCGACGGCCGGCGACATCATGCGCGGGATGGACCTGGGCCTGTCGCACTTCAAGTTCTTCCCCGCGGAAGCTGCCGGTGGCCGCCCGGCACTGAAGGCGCTGGCCGCCCCGTTCCACGAAGCGAAGTTCTGCCCCACCGGCGGCATTTCGGAAGAGACCGCGGCCGACTGGCTCGCTATCGATCCGGTGCTGTGCGTGGGCGGCAGCTGGGTCGCCCCGCGCGGCGGCACCGATTACGCCGCCATCGAGGAGGCCGCGCGCAAGGCCAGCTTGCTGGGGAGCGGAGGCGCCGCATGA
- a CDS encoding phosphoenolpyruvate carboxylase has translation MRTLDTLTTHLANLHGRTAETPLFNPVFQTGLDLSRMLEGGDIDLDGFEAIVEELEAEAMGSRARRLQRVIAPARNDARLGELVEASGDFEDYAARWQRPALHAVFTAHPTFLLTADQTDAIAAAATGDGTADAQIDADPERRPVTLVYEHERAMRAIANGAQARDTIVAAALESAKAAWPDRWHDLAPMPFRFASWVGYDMDGRTDIGWNTSIGFRLTEKAARLAAYADRLAGIDAGHELVDTLRRAATAAQGHADTFRGEFSDPETLSAAANALSADDPDKLVSLTPLVEQLENDARADGADAVALKTLAAAMRADGLGCGWVHFRVNASQLGNAIRRRIDPDGMLDLSSRLALVRLREKLDAVRPLDSNFAAVAIESSTAIRQFLVMAQILRHIDADAPIRMLIAECEQPATVLAALYFAKLFGIADKVDVSPLFETESALEHGGRFLDALLAEPAFQSYAKARGRVCIQTGFSDAGRFVGQIPASLAIERLQGRMASAMADNGLTDCAALIFNTHGESMGRGAHPDGFADRLTWPLSTWARSRFARRGIAVEAEASFQGGDGYLYFATPELALATLGTILAETPEVSGENDDPFYTRTDLSLDFYRAIRDAQHDYLESRAYSRSITAFGLGLLNSTGSRVSRRQSDLAAERDMSLRQIRAIPHNAILQQLGYPVNVVAGIGTAADGVEEDIAQLIANSERGRQAIALARASNALASIKTVAAHGELFNAAYWASRPYRGTETHLSQACEDLAEYLAGDERSSLFRQLASRLRVDALKFHRLLDLLPEAEPAPNREFKRRVIGAAQALRLALIQHMFLKAISVPAFSRANDVARDDVLEMVFSLRIDDALAQLNRAFPTSFPQLDDFSVDAPTGYPDGDGEGYSAIRQQYIDPLERAHALVLRLGATIAHQFGAHG, from the coding sequence ATGAGGACGCTCGACACGCTGACCACCCACCTTGCCAATCTCCACGGGCGGACGGCGGAAACCCCGCTGTTCAACCCGGTGTTCCAAACCGGGCTCGACCTCTCCCGCATGCTGGAAGGCGGGGACATCGACTTGGACGGGTTCGAGGCGATCGTCGAGGAACTGGAAGCCGAAGCCATGGGCAGCCGCGCGCGGCGCCTGCAACGCGTCATCGCGCCCGCGCGCAATGACGCGCGGCTGGGCGAGTTGGTGGAGGCATCGGGCGATTTCGAAGATTATGCCGCGCGCTGGCAGCGCCCTGCCCTCCACGCCGTGTTCACCGCCCACCCCACGTTCCTGCTCACCGCCGACCAGACCGATGCCATCGCCGCTGCCGCAACGGGTGACGGCACGGCCGACGCACAGATCGACGCCGATCCGGAGCGCCGCCCTGTCACGCTGGTGTACGAACACGAGCGGGCCATGCGCGCCATCGCCAACGGGGCGCAGGCGCGCGATACCATCGTCGCCGCCGCGCTCGAAAGCGCGAAGGCCGCATGGCCGGACCGCTGGCACGATCTTGCCCCCATGCCGTTCCGCTTCGCCAGCTGGGTCGGTTACGACATGGACGGGCGGACCGACATCGGCTGGAACACCTCCATCGGCTTCCGCCTGACGGAAAAGGCCGCACGACTGGCCGCCTATGCCGACCGGCTGGCAGGGATCGACGCGGGCCACGAGCTGGTGGATACGCTCCGCCGTGCAGCCACGGCAGCGCAGGGCCATGCCGACACGTTCCGCGGCGAATTCTCCGACCCCGAGACGCTGAGCGCCGCGGCCAACGCGCTGAGCGCGGACGATCCCGACAAGCTGGTCTCGCTCACCCCCCTCGTCGAGCAACTCGAGAACGACGCGCGCGCCGATGGCGCCGATGCGGTCGCGCTGAAGACTCTCGCCGCCGCGATGCGCGCCGACGGGCTCGGCTGCGGCTGGGTGCATTTCCGCGTCAACGCCAGTCAGCTCGGCAATGCGATCCGCCGCCGGATCGACCCCGACGGCATGCTCGACTTGTCGAGCCGCCTCGCCCTCGTCCGCCTGCGCGAAAAGCTGGACGCGGTCCGTCCGCTCGACAGCAACTTCGCCGCCGTCGCCATCGAGAGCAGCACCGCCATCCGCCAGTTCCTGGTGATGGCGCAGATCCTGAGGCACATCGACGCCGACGCGCCGATCCGCATGCTGATCGCCGAATGCGAACAGCCCGCCACGGTGCTCGCCGCGCTCTACTTCGCGAAGCTGTTCGGCATCGCTGACAAGGTCGATGTGTCGCCCCTGTTCGAGACCGAGAGCGCGCTGGAACACGGCGGCCGCTTCCTCGACGCGCTGCTGGCGGAGCCGGCCTTCCAGTCCTACGCCAAGGCGCGCGGGCGGGTCTGCATCCAGACCGGCTTTTCCGACGCCGGCCGCTTCGTCGGGCAGATCCCCGCCAGCCTCGCCATCGAGCGGCTGCAAGGCCGCATGGCCTCCGCCATGGCCGACAACGGCCTGACGGACTGCGCCGCGCTGATCTTCAACACCCACGGCGAAAGCATGGGCCGCGGCGCGCATCCCGACGGGTTCGCCGACCGGCTGACCTGGCCGCTCAGCACCTGGGCGCGCAGCCGCTTCGCCCGGCGCGGCATCGCTGTGGAAGCCGAAGCCAGCTTCCAGGGCGGCGACGGCTATCTCTATTTCGCCACGCCGGAGCTGGCGCTGGCCACGCTCGGCACCATCCTCGCCGAGACGCCGGAGGTGAGCGGCGAAAACGACGATCCCTTCTACACCCGCACCGACCTCAGCCTCGATTTCTACCGCGCCATCCGCGATGCGCAGCACGACTATCTGGAAAGCCGGGCCTATTCGCGCAGCATCACCGCCTTCGGCCTCGGCCTGCTCAATTCCACCGGCAGCCGGGTGAGCCGCCGCCAGTCCGACCTCGCGGCAGAGCGCGACATGAGCCTGCGCCAGATCCGCGCCATCCCGCATAACGCGATCCTTCAGCAACTCGGCTACCCGGTCAACGTGGTGGCCGGCATCGGCACCGCGGCAGACGGGGTTGAGGAAGACATCGCCCAGCTGATCGCGAACAGCGAGCGCGGGCGGCAGGCCATTGCGCTTGCCCGCGCGTCCAACGCGCTTGCCAGCATCAAGACGGTGGCCGCGCACGGCGAGCTGTTCAACGCCGCATACTGGGCCAGCCGGCCCTATCGCGGCACCGAAACCCACTTGTCGCAGGCGTGCGAGGACCTCGCCGAATACCTTGCCGGGGACGAGCGATCGTCGCTGTTCCGCCAGCTTGCCTCGCGCTTGCGCGTCGATGCGCTGAAATTCCACCGCCTGCTCGACCTGCTGCCCGAAGCGGAGCCCGCGCCCAATCGCGAATTCAAGCGCCGCGTGATCGGCGCCGCGCAGGCCCTGCGCCTGGCATTGATCCAGCACATGTTCCTGAAAGCCATTTCCGTGCCGGCCTTCAGCCGCGCCAACGATGTCGCGCGCGACGACGTGCTGGAAATGGTCTTCTCGCTCAGAATCGACGACGCGCTGGCGCAGCTCAATCGCGCCTTCCCGACCAGCTTCCCGCAACTGGACGATTTCAGCGTCGACGCGCCGACCGGCTATCCCGACGGCGACGGCGAAGGTTACAGCGCGATCCGCCAGCAGTATATCGACCCGCTGGAGCGTGCCCATGCGCTGGTCCTGCGCCTCGGCGCGACCATCGCCCACCAGTTCGGCGCCCACGGCTGA